Proteins co-encoded in one Kribbella solani genomic window:
- a CDS encoding ATP-binding cassette domain-containing protein has product MPVIELSDVSRAFTVRSRVGFRRTRREVRAVDGLSFSVEPGEVVGYIGPNGAGKSTTIKMLTGILVPSAGSIRVAGVDPSRHRLKLAKRMGVVFGQRTTLWWDLPLRDSFAVLQKMYEVPLARHRENLATFVELLDLGDLLDVPVRQLSLGQRMRGDIAAALLHDPEIVYLDEPTIGLDVISKARLREFLAEINAARRTTIILTTHDLDDIEALCTRVMVIDHGHQIFDGTLAALKAGQSAPRTLVVDLATALPPIQIPGATVTKVEGPRQHLTFPPTTSAAPLLTQLAANYPLVDLSVSEPTIESVITQLYTRPVDTSS; this is encoded by the coding sequence GTGCCCGTGATCGAATTGTCAGACGTTTCCCGCGCGTTCACGGTGCGGTCGAGAGTGGGTTTCCGGCGTACCCGGCGGGAAGTCCGCGCCGTGGACGGACTGTCCTTTTCCGTCGAGCCCGGCGAGGTCGTCGGGTATATCGGGCCGAATGGCGCCGGGAAATCCACGACCATCAAAATGCTGACCGGCATCCTGGTGCCGTCCGCGGGCAGTATCCGGGTCGCCGGGGTCGATCCGTCCCGGCATCGGCTCAAGCTGGCCAAGCGGATGGGCGTGGTGTTCGGGCAGCGTACGACGCTGTGGTGGGACCTGCCGTTGCGCGATTCCTTCGCCGTCCTGCAGAAAATGTACGAAGTACCGCTCGCCCGGCATCGCGAGAATCTGGCAACCTTTGTCGAGCTGCTGGACCTTGGTGACCTGCTGGACGTTCCGGTCCGGCAATTGTCGCTGGGGCAGCGAATGCGCGGCGATATCGCGGCCGCGTTGCTGCACGATCCGGAGATCGTCTACCTTGACGAGCCGACGATCGGCCTCGACGTGATCAGCAAGGCCCGATTGCGCGAATTCCTGGCCGAGATCAACGCGGCCCGGCGTACCACCATCATCCTCACCACCCACGACCTGGACGACATCGAGGCCCTCTGCACCCGAGTCATGGTCATCGACCACGGCCACCAAATCTTCGACGGAACCCTAGCCGCCCTCAAGGCCGGCCAGTCCGCACCCCGCACCCTCGTAGTAGACCTAGCCACCGCCCTCCCACCCATCCAAATCCCCGGCGCCACGGTCACCAAGGTAGAAGGCCCCCGCCAGCACCTGACCTTCCCCCCAACCACCAGCGCCGCCCCCCTCCTAACCCAACTCGCCGCCAACTACCCCTTGGTAGACCTCTCAGTCTCCGAACCCACCATCGAGTCAGTAATAACCCAGCTCTACACCCGCCCAGTAGACACCAGCTCTTAG
- a CDS encoding family 43 glycosylhydrolase, translating to MRNPIRENAADPWMVFAEGNYNLLYTHGDKLVGVSAPSVDGLAAAPQQTLWQPPPGEACCNLWAPEIHQFDGKWYLYYTADNGTDSQHRMFVLEADHPMGPYVFKAKLDTGDVHSIDGSVLKLPDGRLFQIWSSGRADGQNLYIAPMSNPWTISGPPALLARPDQAWEQNGRKVTEAPVALVHDGKVFVYYSGSACESPDYSLGVLELAGADPLNQSAWTKSGPVFKRNDAAWVFGTGHNGFFTSPDGKETWLVYHAVTSSSGSPAGSCSAGRTVRIGKVSYDAAGRPQLGIPNAAWRTVTLPSGDPGADIVADGIYEIAPKNAPNNRLEVDACSAADAATVQVYTRIADSRCQKWRLSYLGDGSYKFLNNDSGKALDVSGCSGANGVKVIQWPYWGGDCQEWYLDAIGGGYYKLTSKVGGRVLDVGGCSTTPGADVDVWPYWQGDCQQWKLEKVG from the coding sequence TTGCGGAACCCGATTCGGGAGAACGCCGCCGATCCGTGGATGGTGTTTGCCGAGGGCAACTACAACCTGCTCTACACCCACGGCGACAAACTGGTCGGCGTCTCCGCCCCGTCCGTAGATGGTCTCGCCGCCGCCCCGCAGCAAACGCTCTGGCAGCCGCCTCCAGGTGAAGCGTGCTGCAACCTCTGGGCCCCGGAGATCCACCAGTTCGACGGCAAGTGGTACCTGTACTACACCGCCGACAACGGAACCGACTCCCAGCACCGGATGTTCGTACTCGAAGCCGATCACCCGATGGGACCGTACGTTTTCAAAGCGAAACTCGACACCGGCGACGTACATTCGATCGACGGCAGCGTACTGAAACTGCCCGACGGCCGGCTGTTCCAGATTTGGTCGAGTGGTCGCGCGGACGGCCAGAACCTCTACATAGCGCCGATGAGCAACCCCTGGACCATCAGCGGCCCGCCTGCCCTGCTCGCACGCCCGGATCAAGCCTGGGAACAGAACGGCCGCAAGGTCACCGAAGCGCCGGTCGCCCTGGTGCACGACGGAAAGGTGTTCGTCTACTACTCCGGCAGCGCCTGCGAATCGCCCGACTATTCACTCGGCGTACTCGAACTCGCCGGCGCCGACCCGCTCAATCAAAGTGCCTGGACGAAATCCGGTCCGGTCTTCAAACGCAACGATGCCGCGTGGGTGTTCGGTACCGGGCACAACGGCTTCTTCACGTCACCGGACGGCAAGGAGACCTGGCTGGTATACCACGCCGTCACCAGCTCGAGCGGTTCGCCGGCCGGCAGTTGCAGCGCTGGTCGTACGGTTCGGATCGGCAAGGTCTCGTACGACGCGGCCGGCAGGCCCCAGCTTGGTATACCAAACGCAGCCTGGCGGACCGTCACCCTCCCGTCCGGCGACCCCGGCGCCGACATAGTTGCCGACGGCATCTATGAGATCGCGCCGAAGAACGCGCCGAACAACCGTCTGGAGGTCGACGCCTGCTCGGCCGCCGACGCCGCGACCGTACAGGTTTACACCCGGATCGCCGACAGCAGATGCCAGAAATGGCGACTGAGTTATCTCGGCGACGGATCATACAAATTCCTCAACAATGACAGCGGAAAAGCGCTCGACGTTTCCGGCTGCTCGGGTGCGAACGGTGTCAAGGTCATTCAATGGCCGTACTGGGGCGGTGATTGCCAAGAGTGGTACCTGGACGCCATCGGCGGCGGGTACTACAAGCTGACCTCCAAGGTCGGCGGCCGCGTACTCGACGTCGGCGGATGCAGTACGACACCGGGCGCGGACGTCGACGTTTGGCCGTACTGGCAGGGTGACTGTCAGCAGTGGAAGCTGGAGAAGGTCGGATGA
- a CDS encoding DUF4349 domain-containing protein, with product MGRIGGVAAGAVVVGVLLAGCGAGGSETASDSARSEQGTSGVANPQAPGVPRAGEPGAGQSGAGKEGAGKEGASSGGEGGQGQGLAGRAIVRTGALTVEGDDVSGMRQKAVGVVAGLGGVVASEDTGSDADGKVTRANLVVKVPGKAYESAIQRLSGLGTRLAIQQESTDVTEQVVDVGSRIASQRASLDRMRALMAKANTIGDIVSVESELTRRESDLEALLAKQKNLSLQTELATLTLTLTAKGKPPAQTEPKQDKGFVAGLKGGWHAFTAVFSALAKAVGAALPFLVLLAIIGVPLWRFRRRRPLTQPAAQQAEE from the coding sequence ATGGGGCGGATTGGTGGGGTTGCCGCGGGTGCGGTCGTGGTTGGGGTGTTGCTGGCGGGGTGTGGTGCTGGTGGGAGTGAGACGGCCAGTGACAGTGCGCGGAGTGAGCAGGGGACATCGGGGGTGGCGAACCCGCAGGCGCCGGGAGTGCCGCGAGCTGGGGAGCCCGGGGCGGGGCAGTCGGGGGCCGGTAAGGAAGGGGCGGGTAAGGAAGGGGCCAGTAGCGGTGGGGAGGGTGGGCAAGGGCAGGGGTTGGCTGGGCGGGCGATTGTTCGGACGGGGGCGTTGACTGTTGAGGGGGATGATGTTTCGGGGATGCGGCAGAAAGCGGTGGGGGTGGTTGCAGGGCTGGGCGGGGTGGTTGCGTCCGAGGACACCGGGAGCGACGCGGACGGGAAGGTAACGCGGGCGAATCTGGTGGTGAAGGTTCCGGGGAAGGCGTACGAGAGCGCGATCCAGCGGCTGTCCGGCCTGGGGACCAGGTTGGCGATTCAGCAGGAGTCGACCGATGTGACCGAGCAGGTCGTGGATGTGGGGAGCCGGATCGCGTCGCAGCGGGCGAGTTTGGATCGGATGCGGGCGTTGATGGCGAAGGCGAACACGATCGGCGACATCGTTTCGGTGGAGAGCGAGCTGACCCGCCGCGAATCCGATCTGGAGGCCCTGCTGGCGAAGCAGAAGAACCTCTCGCTGCAGACCGAGCTAGCGACGCTCACGCTGACCCTGACCGCGAAGGGCAAGCCCCCGGCCCAGACCGAACCCAAGCAGGACAAGGGGTTCGTGGCCGGCCTGAAGGGTGGCTGGCATGCGTTTACCGCCGTGTTCTCGGCGCTGGCGAAGGCAGTCGGTGCCGCACTGCCCTTCCTGGTACTGCTCGCGATCATCGGCGTACCGCTGTGGCGCTTCCGGCGCCGCCGCCCACTCACCCAACCGGCAGCACAACAAGCAGAGGAGTAG
- a CDS encoding sigma-70 family RNA polymerase sigma factor — protein MPTMTDVPADVDAPAKADAPAEADAPAEVDAPAEVDAPPRDPAGFVAWARPHLNAMTLLAGRLAPGANPDVIVQNALSRACATRNRYNPARHTPSTWLLKLTATQSHKTKRHNRRRTISPKTRADKYPNDAYLNGTHLNDASLNDATLHGVGRPGAKPSGANLHGAGVSGAGVSGANLSGAGVGAGAGRVLPVLDARGDLEDALLSLSVRQRLAVDCYYFADLTIAETAAVMSCSEGTVRSTLSAARTHLRTLLEVLE, from the coding sequence ATGCCGACGATGACGGACGTACCAGCGGACGTGGACGCGCCGGCAAAGGCTGACGCACCGGCGGAGGCTGACGCGCCGGCGGAGGTGGACGCGCCGGCGGAGGTGGACGCGCCGCCACGTGACCCCGCTGGTTTCGTCGCCTGGGCACGGCCGCACTTGAACGCGATGACCCTGCTGGCCGGTCGCCTGGCACCCGGCGCGAACCCGGACGTCATCGTGCAGAACGCACTATCCCGAGCCTGCGCAACCCGAAACCGATACAACCCAGCCCGGCACACACCATCAACCTGGCTACTGAAACTCACCGCCACCCAATCCCACAAAACCAAACGCCACAACCGACGCCGAACCATCTCCCCCAAGACCCGAGCCGACAAGTACCCAAACGATGCGTACTTGAACGGCACACACCTGAACGACGCGAGCCTGAACGACGCGACCCTGCACGGGGTGGGCCGGCCTGGCGCGAAACCGAGCGGCGCGAACCTGCACGGCGCGGGCGTGAGTGGCGCGGGCGTGAGTGGCGCGAATCTGAGCGGCGCGGGGGTCGGTGCCGGGGCGGGCCGGGTGCTGCCGGTGCTGGATGCGCGCGGGGACCTGGAGGACGCGCTGCTTTCACTGTCCGTCCGCCAACGCCTGGCGGTCGACTGTTACTACTTCGCGGACCTCACCATCGCGGAAACAGCCGCGGTCATGTCCTGCTCCGAAGGCACCGTCAGATCAACCCTCTCAGCAGCCCGAACCCACCTCCGCACCCTGCTCGAGGTCCTCGAATGA
- a CDS encoding GlsB/YeaQ/YmgE family stress response membrane protein — translation MYWVWMLIVSLIAGIIFGPLARLVLPGKQNISLGWTILGGGIGAFIGGLIAKLLGVKDTPGPDWIQYLIQIICAAIVVAIISARNSRTKAA, via the coding sequence GTGTACTGGGTCTGGATGCTCATCGTCAGCCTCATCGCGGGCATCATTTTCGGGCCGCTGGCCCGGCTGGTGCTCCCCGGCAAGCAGAACATCAGCCTCGGCTGGACCATCCTCGGCGGCGGCATCGGCGCCTTCATCGGTGGTCTGATCGCGAAGCTCCTCGGAGTCAAGGACACTCCGGGACCGGACTGGATCCAGTACCTGATCCAGATCATCTGCGCCGCGATCGTCGTGGCCATCATCTCCGCCCGCAACAGCAGAACCAAAGCCGCCTGA
- a CDS encoding ABC-2 family transporter protein: MGVYWAIAVRSFRRFSTYRIATASGAFTNTVFGFILCGIYLTLWHERPGLGGYDVADALTFVWLQQGLLMPIGIFGATTTVELGERVRSGEIAVDLYRPTRLLLWWLSVDLGRAMFQLLVRGGAPLLVGALVFDLKFPSGLLAWLTVVTGIVLAIFVSFGIRYLVALSGFWITDTRGMEQLALVLSCFFSGMILPLVVFPGWIGEFARATPWAATMQVPIDIWLGRNPGGTGSALMFQLGWIVVLLLGAQLVTTVATRKVVIQGG; encoded by the coding sequence GTGGGTGTCTACTGGGCGATCGCCGTCCGGTCGTTCCGGCGGTTCTCGACGTACCGGATCGCGACCGCGTCCGGCGCGTTCACGAACACGGTGTTCGGCTTCATCCTCTGCGGCATCTATCTGACGCTGTGGCACGAACGACCCGGACTCGGCGGGTACGACGTCGCCGACGCGCTCACGTTCGTCTGGTTGCAGCAGGGGCTGCTGATGCCGATCGGGATCTTCGGCGCGACCACGACCGTCGAGCTGGGGGAGCGGGTCCGCAGCGGCGAGATCGCGGTCGATCTGTACCGGCCGACGCGGTTGCTGCTCTGGTGGCTGTCGGTCGATCTCGGTCGCGCGATGTTCCAGCTGCTGGTCCGCGGCGGCGCGCCGTTGCTGGTCGGGGCGCTCGTGTTCGACCTCAAGTTCCCTTCCGGTCTGCTGGCCTGGCTCACGGTCGTGACCGGCATCGTGCTGGCGATCTTCGTCAGTTTCGGCATCCGGTACCTGGTCGCGCTGTCCGGCTTCTGGATCACCGACACGCGGGGAATGGAGCAGCTGGCGCTGGTCCTTTCGTGCTTCTTCTCCGGCATGATCCTGCCGCTGGTGGTGTTCCCAGGCTGGATCGGCGAGTTCGCGCGAGCGACACCGTGGGCCGCGACCATGCAGGTGCCGATCGACATCTGGCTCGGCCGCAACCCCGGCGGTACCGGCTCGGCGCTGATGTTCCAGCTGGGCTGGATCGTGGTGCTGTTACTCGGGGCGCAGCTCGTCACGACCGTGGCGACCCGGAAGGTGGTGATCCAGGGTGGTTGA
- a CDS encoding FG-GAP-like repeat-containing protein codes for MVAVDAAGNASAPTPTLATVAKRSTVSDVDGDGKDDVVTFTRGDQADVYVAKSTGQRFDGDGQLWHPSFAIGNEIPQTGDFNGDGRDDIITFTRGTKHEVWVALSNGVNGFLPATRWHTFFALDGEVPMVGDFNGDGRDDIVTFTLGSTHDVYVSLSDGTKFVETSWQWHSDFGWPGEVQDVGDFDGDGRDDIATFTRGSSASVYVALSDGKSFLGTGWKWHGHFATGTETPDVGDYNGDGRDDIATFTGGTAGDVYVATSTGGSFTGDGDLWHGSFAFNTEVPGSGDFNGDGLSDIVTFTRGSTADVYVATSNGHDFVPDPQAPLWHSHFAEGTEWPAPSALRP; via the coding sequence GTGGTCGCGGTAGACGCGGCCGGCAACGCGAGCGCCCCGACGCCGACGCTCGCCACCGTCGCCAAGCGGTCCACCGTGTCCGACGTCGACGGTGACGGCAAGGACGACGTGGTCACGTTCACTCGCGGCGACCAGGCCGACGTGTACGTCGCCAAGTCCACCGGCCAGCGGTTCGATGGCGACGGACAGCTCTGGCACCCGTCCTTTGCCATTGGCAACGAGATCCCGCAGACCGGCGATTTCAACGGCGACGGCCGCGACGACATCATCACGTTCACCCGCGGTACGAAGCACGAGGTCTGGGTAGCGCTCTCGAACGGCGTGAACGGCTTCCTCCCGGCCACGCGCTGGCACACGTTCTTCGCGCTCGACGGCGAGGTACCGATGGTCGGCGACTTCAACGGCGACGGTCGCGACGACATCGTCACGTTCACCCTCGGCAGCACCCACGACGTGTACGTCTCGCTCTCCGACGGCACCAAGTTCGTCGAGACCAGCTGGCAGTGGCACTCCGACTTCGGCTGGCCCGGTGAGGTGCAGGACGTCGGCGACTTCGACGGCGACGGCCGGGACGACATCGCGACCTTCACCCGTGGCAGCTCGGCCAGCGTGTACGTCGCGCTGTCCGACGGCAAATCATTCCTCGGCACCGGCTGGAAATGGCACGGGCATTTCGCGACCGGCACCGAGACCCCCGACGTCGGCGACTACAACGGCGACGGTCGCGACGACATCGCGACGTTCACCGGCGGCACTGCGGGCGACGTGTACGTGGCGACCTCCACCGGCGGATCGTTTACCGGCGACGGCGACCTCTGGCACGGCTCGTTCGCGTTCAACACCGAAGTACCCGGATCAGGTGACTTCAACGGCGACGGCCTGTCCGACATCGTCACGTTCACTCGGGGCAGTACTGCCGACGTGTACGTGGCTACGTCGAACGGCCACGACTTCGTACCAGACCCGCAGGCTCCGCTCTGGCACAGCCACTTCGCGGAGGGCACCGAGTGGCCGGCGCCGTCAGCGCTCAGGCCGTAG
- a CDS encoding AAA family ATPase gives MPRTLAVANQKGGVAKTTTVATLGAALAELGQRVLLVDLDPQACLTFSVGVDPEDLDKSIHHVLLGGVKARDVLIEFDDAPDLLPATIGLATAEVQLARESGPEAVLRTALRALRTSYDWIIVDCPPTLGLLTVNALSAASDVLIPLQCETLAHRGVGQLLDTVHDVRRLTNPSLHLLGVLPTLYDGRTTHARAVLETIADTYSLDVLKPAIPKSIRFAEAPAVGETVLSTAPDSPGAQAYRALAGALL, from the coding sequence GTGCCTCGCACTCTCGCCGTCGCCAACCAGAAGGGCGGCGTGGCCAAGACAACCACCGTCGCCACCCTCGGCGCAGCCCTCGCCGAGCTCGGCCAACGGGTACTACTGGTCGATCTGGACCCGCAGGCCTGTCTGACGTTCTCAGTCGGAGTAGATCCAGAGGACCTGGACAAGTCGATCCACCACGTGCTGCTCGGCGGAGTGAAGGCGCGGGACGTGCTGATCGAGTTCGACGATGCTCCGGACCTGCTGCCGGCCACCATCGGGCTGGCGACCGCGGAGGTGCAGCTGGCCCGGGAGAGCGGTCCCGAGGCCGTGCTGCGTACTGCACTGCGCGCGCTGCGGACGTCGTACGACTGGATCATCGTCGACTGCCCTCCAACACTCGGCCTGCTCACGGTGAACGCACTGTCGGCAGCATCCGACGTACTGATCCCCTTGCAGTGCGAGACGTTGGCACATCGTGGCGTAGGGCAACTACTTGACACAGTGCACGACGTACGCCGCCTGACGAACCCCAGTCTGCACCTATTGGGCGTACTCCCGACGCTGTACGACGGGCGCACCACGCACGCCCGCGCCGTGCTGGAGACGATCGCCGACACGTACTCGCTGGATGTGCTGAAGCCGGCGATCCCGAAGTCGATCCGGTTCGCGGAGGCGCCGGCGGTTGGTGAGACCGTACTCAGTACCGCACCGGACTCGCCCGGTGCACAGGCCTACCGGGCGCTGGCAGGCGCTCTACTCTGA
- a CDS encoding alpha/beta fold hydrolase produces MSTPRKLSLPDGVHPETLETERGSFATLTAVPDIGTPLGTVLLVPGWTGSKEDFTPLVDHLCRYGWRTVAVDQRGQYETAGPSDKSAYSLAELGADVVAMSKALGGYSQLVGHSFGGLVAREAVLTDPSVFSTVSLMCSGPAAFTDEATLQSLQMLAFGLENLPIEQVYDMKLEHDSKSPGYAAPAADVAEFLRKRFTGNVPTSLAEITRRLTDAEDKTDQLAKAGVRTQVLHGAADDGWPLPVQQAMAAALGVQAEVVPDAGHSPAIDQPAATARLLVDFFHDYQSFTTA; encoded by the coding sequence GTGAGTACGCCACGTAAGTTGTCGCTGCCCGATGGGGTGCACCCCGAGACACTCGAGACCGAACGTGGCTCGTTCGCCACGCTGACCGCCGTACCCGACATCGGGACGCCGCTGGGCACCGTGCTGCTCGTACCGGGCTGGACGGGCAGCAAAGAGGACTTCACTCCTCTAGTCGACCACCTGTGCCGGTACGGCTGGCGGACCGTGGCAGTCGACCAGCGCGGTCAGTACGAGACCGCGGGTCCGTCTGACAAGTCCGCGTACTCGCTGGCTGAGCTGGGCGCGGATGTGGTCGCCATGAGCAAGGCACTGGGCGGATACAGCCAGCTGGTCGGACACTCGTTCGGTGGGCTGGTGGCTCGCGAGGCCGTACTGACGGACCCGTCGGTGTTCTCCACGGTCTCGCTGATGTGCTCCGGTCCAGCTGCGTTCACGGACGAGGCCACGCTGCAGAGTCTGCAGATGCTGGCGTTCGGGCTGGAGAACCTACCGATCGAGCAGGTGTACGACATGAAGCTCGAGCACGACAGCAAGTCCCCTGGGTACGCCGCTCCGGCCGCTGACGTCGCCGAGTTCTTGCGGAAGCGGTTCACCGGCAACGTACCGACCAGCCTGGCTGAGATCACCCGGCGGCTGACGGATGCCGAGGACAAGACGGATCAACTCGCCAAGGCCGGTGTGCGTACGCAGGTACTGCACGGTGCAGCGGACGACGGTTGGCCGCTACCGGTTCAGCAGGCGATGGCTGCGGCGCTCGGTGTACAGGCGGAGGTCGTACCGGATGCCGGCCACTCCCCTGCCATCGACCAGCCTGCAGCGACCGCCCGCCTGCTAGTGGACTTCTTCCACGACTACCAGAGCTTCACTACGGCCTGA
- a CDS encoding DUF3107 domain-containing protein, with protein sequence MEVKIGVQHANRELVLESEQSPEEVQELVAEALAGKTGLLQLTDEKGRRVLIPADRLAYVEIGEVSARKVGFGAI encoded by the coding sequence GTGGAGGTCAAGATCGGCGTGCAGCACGCCAATCGTGAGTTGGTTCTGGAGAGCGAGCAGAGCCCGGAAGAGGTCCAGGAGCTGGTCGCCGAGGCGCTCGCCGGGAAGACCGGCCTGCTCCAGCTGACCGACGAGAAGGGCCGCCGGGTGCTGATCCCGGCCGACCGGCTCGCGTACGTGGAGATCGGCGAGGTGTCGGCCCGCAAGGTGGGCTTCGGCGCGATCTGA
- a CDS encoding TetR/AcrR family transcriptional regulator — protein sequence MSTTPETAPRRGSRLPRLARRAQLLEAAQEVFVANGYHAAAMDDIADRAGVSKPVLYQHFPGKLELYLALLDTSCEAIVASVQEALKSTEDNKLRVAATMHAFYDYVANAQGAFRLVFESDLTNEPAVRERVDRVTHACAEAVSEVISADAGLSREQSMVLAVSLVGMAQVSARYWLGEGNPSLPQEHAADLVASLAWRGIRGFPRTDN from the coding sequence GTGTCGACGACACCGGAGACCGCACCCCGCCGCGGCAGCCGCCTGCCTCGGCTGGCGCGCCGCGCGCAACTGCTCGAGGCGGCCCAGGAAGTCTTCGTCGCGAACGGGTACCACGCCGCCGCGATGGACGACATCGCCGACCGCGCCGGCGTCTCCAAGCCGGTCCTGTACCAGCACTTCCCCGGCAAACTGGAGCTGTACCTGGCGCTCCTGGACACCTCCTGCGAGGCGATCGTCGCTTCCGTACAGGAGGCGCTCAAGTCGACCGAGGACAACAAGCTCCGGGTCGCGGCGACCATGCACGCGTTCTACGACTACGTGGCGAACGCGCAGGGCGCCTTCCGGCTGGTCTTCGAGTCCGACCTGACCAACGAACCGGCCGTCCGGGAGCGGGTCGACCGGGTCACCCACGCCTGCGCCGAGGCGGTGTCCGAGGTGATCAGCGCGGACGCCGGGCTGAGCCGCGAGCAGTCGATGGTACTGGCCGTCAGCCTGGTCGGCATGGCGCAGGTCAGCGCCCGTTACTGGCTCGGCGAGGGCAATCCGTCGCTGCCGCAGGAACACGCCGCCGACCTGGTCGCGTCCCTCGCCTGGCGGGGCATCCGCGGCTTCCCGCGCACCGACAACTGA
- a CDS encoding ABC transporter permease, with the protein MVERVLRAPGQYWMLIVMWIRSSMAYPLSFVLMLVSSMLTTVLDFVAVVLMFSHISSFGGFSLPEMALLYATASMTLGLADLCTGSVERVGQRIRTGTFDGYLIRPVPALLQAAADGFALRRVGRPLQALIVMGFAFRWLDVDWTVARGIMLVVSVIAGSVIFGSIFVLGAAFQFVSVDSAELANSLTYGGQTLAQYPLAVFGKEIVRAVTFVVPIAFVNYYPVLFVLGKPAPLGLPSWIGLLSPLVAVVMVALASLAWRSGLRRYRSTGS; encoded by the coding sequence GTGGTTGAGCGCGTGCTCCGGGCGCCGGGTCAGTACTGGATGCTGATCGTGATGTGGATCCGGTCCTCGATGGCGTACCCGTTGTCGTTCGTCCTGATGTTGGTCAGCTCGATGCTGACCACGGTGCTGGACTTCGTCGCGGTGGTGCTGATGTTCAGCCACATCTCTTCGTTCGGTGGGTTCTCGCTGCCGGAGATGGCGTTGCTGTACGCAACGGCTTCGATGACCCTCGGGCTCGCCGACCTGTGCACCGGATCGGTCGAACGGGTCGGGCAGCGGATTCGCACCGGGACCTTCGACGGGTACCTGATCCGGCCGGTGCCCGCGCTGTTGCAGGCGGCCGCGGACGGGTTCGCGCTGCGGCGGGTGGGGCGGCCGTTGCAGGCGCTGATCGTGATGGGGTTCGCGTTCCGCTGGCTCGACGTCGACTGGACAGTTGCCCGCGGCATCATGTTGGTGGTGTCGGTGATCGCCGGATCGGTGATCTTCGGGTCGATCTTCGTCCTCGGCGCCGCGTTCCAGTTCGTTTCGGTGGATTCGGCCGAGTTGGCCAACTCATTGACGTACGGCGGGCAGACGCTGGCGCAGTACCCGCTGGCGGTCTTCGGGAAGGAGATCGTGCGCGCGGTGACCTTCGTCGTACCGATTGCCTTTGTCAACTATTACCCGGTGCTGTTCGTACTGGGCAAGCCCGCGCCGCTGGGGCTGCCGTCCTGGATCGGGCTGCTGTCACCGCTGGTCGCCGTCGTGATGGTCGCGCTGGCGTCGCTGGCGTGGCGTTCCGGTCTTCGTCGCTATCGCAGTACAGGGAGCTGA
- a CDS encoding ferritin-like fold-containing protein, whose protein sequence is MEQTAFDDPAYRAAAVDLLGVLAYGELTAFERMAEDAKLAPTLDDKAELAALATTEFGHFQRLRDRLVQLGVDPMEAMRPFVTPLDAFHDHTAPSDWLEGLVKAYVGDGLANDFYREIASFVDAETRALVLDVFADSGQAEFVVDRVRAAIEEDPKLGGRLALWGRRLVGEALSQAQRIAADRDSLTALLAGSVDRPGLDLAAIGRMFTRLTEAHTARMTALGLQA, encoded by the coding sequence ATGGAGCAGACGGCCTTTGACGATCCCGCCTACCGGGCCGCGGCGGTGGATTTGCTCGGTGTCCTCGCGTACGGGGAGCTGACCGCCTTCGAGCGGATGGCCGAAGACGCCAAACTCGCGCCGACCCTGGACGACAAGGCGGAGCTGGCGGCGCTGGCGACCACCGAGTTCGGGCACTTCCAGCGGCTCCGGGACCGGCTGGTGCAGCTCGGTGTCGATCCGATGGAGGCGATGCGGCCGTTCGTGACGCCGCTGGACGCGTTCCACGACCACACCGCGCCGTCGGACTGGCTGGAAGGGCTGGTCAAGGCGTACGTGGGTGATGGTCTCGCCAACGACTTCTACCGGGAGATCGCGTCGTTCGTGGATGCGGAGACGCGGGCGCTGGTACTGGACGTGTTCGCGGACTCGGGTCAGGCCGAGTTCGTGGTGGACCGGGTCCGGGCGGCGATCGAGGAGGACCCGAAGCTCGGCGGACGGCTTGCGCTCTGGGGCCGGCGCCTCGTCGGCGAAGCGCTCAGCCAGGCGCAGCGGATCGCCGCCGACCGCGACTCGCTGACCGCCCTGCTGGCCGGCAGCGTCGACCGCCCCGGCCTGGACCTGGCAGCGATCGGCCGCATGTTCACCCGCCTCACCGAAGCCCACACCGCCCGCATGACCGCGCTCGGCCTCCAAGCCTGA